One part of the Nostoc sp. PCC 7120 = FACHB-418 genome encodes these proteins:
- a CDS encoding HNH endonuclease, protein MSVELYKQVKQKRQHPNLPVYQWKRQPLEQWKITRHSIYTRDEGLCQSPNNQPPKVNGLCQRTVSLKTAHIDYIRPLSSGGSNHASNLRTLCPVCHALRLDRKHDGMRHKLVKKGLIPVNWKQFVWD, encoded by the coding sequence ATGTCTGTTGAACTTTACAAACAAGTCAAACAAAAACGCCAACATCCAAACCTGCCTGTTTACCAATGGAAGCGTCAACCCCTTGAACAATGGAAAATCACTCGGCATTCTATCTACACCAGAGATGAGGGATTGTGCCAAAGTCCAAATAACCAGCCACCAAAAGTCAATGGATTATGTCAAAGAACAGTCAGTTTAAAGACTGCTCACATCGACTACATTCGCCCGTTGTCATCTGGTGGTAGTAACCATGCGTCCAACTTGAGAACTCTTTGCCCCGTCTGCCATGCGCTTAGGCTTGACCGCAAGCATGATGGCATGAGACATAAACTGGTCAAGAAAGGTTTAATCCCTGTCAACTGGAAACAGTTTGTTTGGGATTAA
- a CDS encoding GTPase: protein MIPQTLEEVVSDILNQFFQNKGIGATATSRNTLLKIILESAEIPEPESTTALILDEVSRLKTTSCKKIKILAKQKNTFDVAWCRAFDIKSQAEPIITEPELETENHSSNRISNDEFQQALEESTKTAKNAYQKTFNYYKEIEAILNNLNLDLDKSVFHLLKQKDANNFDFAQVLKKIAGEIESHASEGLQELKKSLEAKRQHLADFTVVLFGRTKAGKSTIREALTRGDGSTIGTGSQRTTRDVREYKWKGLRLIDTPGIEAYQGDEDKQKAVEIVHESDIVIFLTSDDSVQPGEFNAMAWLQEIKKYFFVILNIKYDIDNPKRLERFIKNPEKIFDSQRLDEHKRHIRNYIHHSLGMEEVAIICIHAYAAFLSNQPQYSNVANKLWELSRIEEIYSLIVSEIYARGKQRRWNTFFDAIIYFLDVIIKMLERHKESLVSQADFMQDKRSEIEGVFQESVKNGKIKIQRSCKNSFSRIKQWIPNFVDEYLGKDIAQSEYQKRMNKEKQKIETAMENLFEEIVQELVAALKEFQRQYQYDMGTIKLESTDFGNYQQWQTGKIMKWVGVGLSTTSAVAFGIGAFAAANFWNPVGWIAGVTSIVVGIVSWFFGEQDKKLWQKAKQEAKENLWKSLDQSEQETCKNYQKLLDTNIAVRAKTEVLEQVDIYIKGILIIVDDIKKAISQLEKIKKEMKRESDYTGVRDRLPNPRNFKGNSSVIADELL from the coding sequence ATGATTCCACAAACTCTTGAAGAAGTCGTCTCAGATATTCTCAATCAATTTTTTCAGAACAAAGGTATAGGTGCTACTGCTACTTCTAGGAACACGTTACTTAAAATTATTTTAGAGTCTGCTGAAATTCCAGAGCCAGAAAGTACAACAGCACTCATTTTAGACGAAGTTTCTAGGTTAAAAACAACATCATGTAAAAAAATTAAGATACTTGCAAAGCAGAAAAATACTTTTGATGTTGCTTGGTGTCGAGCATTTGATATCAAATCTCAGGCTGAACCTATAATAACTGAGCCAGAATTAGAAACAGAAAACCATAGCTCAAATCGGATATCTAATGATGAATTTCAGCAGGCTCTGGAAGAATCTACGAAGACTGCTAAGAATGCTTATCAAAAAACTTTCAATTACTATAAAGAAATCGAGGCAATTTTAAACAATCTTAACCTTGATTTAGATAAAAGCGTATTTCATTTATTAAAACAAAAAGATGCTAATAACTTCGACTTTGCACAGGTTTTGAAAAAAATAGCAGGTGAGATTGAAAGCCATGCTAGTGAAGGGCTTCAAGAACTAAAGAAATCCTTAGAAGCAAAAAGGCAACATTTAGCAGATTTTACGGTTGTTTTATTTGGTAGAACTAAAGCTGGAAAAAGTACTATTCGTGAAGCTTTAACCCGTGGCGATGGCAGTACAATTGGCACAGGTTCACAACGAACAACTAGAGATGTCAGAGAATATAAATGGAAAGGATTACGCTTAATAGATACACCAGGCATTGAAGCTTATCAAGGAGACGAAGATAAACAAAAAGCTGTAGAAATCGTACATGAATCTGACATAGTTATCTTTCTTACTAGTGATGACTCTGTTCAGCCCGGTGAATTTAATGCTATGGCTTGGCTGCAAGAAATCAAAAAATACTTTTTTGTAATTCTTAATATTAAGTATGATATTGATAATCCAAAACGCCTGGAAAGGTTTATTAAAAATCCCGAAAAAATCTTTGATTCACAAAGGTTAGATGAACACAAACGTCATATTCGTAATTATATTCATCACAGTTTAGGCATGGAAGAAGTAGCAATTATTTGTATTCATGCTTATGCAGCATTTCTAAGCAATCAGCCTCAATATAGTAATGTTGCTAATAAACTTTGGGAATTAAGCCGGATAGAAGAAATTTATAGTTTAATCGTATCAGAAATCTACGCAAGAGGAAAACAAAGACGCTGGAATACCTTTTTTGATGCAATCATATATTTCCTCGATGTAATCATAAAGATGTTAGAAAGGCATAAAGAATCTCTAGTGTCTCAGGCAGATTTTATGCAAGATAAGCGATCAGAGATTGAAGGTGTTTTTCAAGAGAGTGTTAAAAACGGAAAAATTAAAATTCAAAGATCATGTAAAAATTCATTTAGCAGAATCAAACAATGGATTCCTAACTTTGTTGATGAATATCTAGGGAAAGACATTGCTCAGTCTGAGTATCAAAAGCGTATGAATAAAGAAAAACAAAAAATTGAAACTGCTATGGAGAACTTATTTGAAGAGATAGTCCAGGAATTAGTGGCTGCTTTAAAGGAGTTTCAAAGGCAATATCAATATGATATGGGAACTATTAAATTAGAATCTACTGATTTTGGAAACTATCAACAATGGCAAACTGGAAAAATTATGAAGTGGGTAGGTGTTGGGTTAAGTACAACCTCTGCTGTTGCTTTTGGTATCGGTGCTTTTGCAGCAGCTAATTTTTGGAATCCTGTAGGATGGATAGCTGGTGTGACATCTATCGTCGTTGGAATTGTCAGTTGGTTCTTTGGTGAGCAAGATAAAAAATTATGGCAAAAAGCTAAACAAGAAGCTAAAGAAAATCTTTGGAAGAGCTTGGATCAATCAGAGCAAGAAACTTGCAAAAATTACCAAAAATTACTAGATACAAATATTGCTGTTAGGGCTAAAACTGAAGTGCTGGAACAGGTGGATATTTATATTAAAGGAATTCTAATCATTGTGGATGATATAAAAAAAGCAATTTCACAACTTGAGAAAATCAAAAAAGAAATGAAGCGAGAGTCAGATTATACAGGAGTAAGGGATAGATTGCCAAATCCAAGAAATTTCAAGGGTAATTCGTCAGTTATAGCTGATGAATTATTGTAG
- a CDS encoding type I restriction-modification system subunit M translates to MSISTTIKTIQDIMRKDAGVDGDAQRINQLVWMIFLKVFDAREEEYELLEDNYKSPIPEGLRWRNWAADSEGITGDGLLDFVDNALFKTLKELRTTATDARGQMIGKVFEDAYNYMKNGTLIRQVINKLNEVDFNKKDQKKQFSEIYEKILKDLQSAGNAGEYYTPRAVTKFIVDRIKPQLGEIVFDPACGTGGFLTAAIDYIRQHFQSADVPEILQRTIRGTEKKPLPFNLCVTNLILNGIDVPSAEHDNTLARPLRDYSPHERVDVIITNPPFGGMEEDGIEDNFPATFRTRETADLFLVLIAHLLKEGGRGAIVLPDGTLFGEGVKTRIKEKLLQDCNLHTIVRLPNGVFNPYTGIKTNLLFFTKGEPTETIWYYEHPYPAGYKSYSKTKPIRFEEFAPEQEWWDNREENEFAWKVSIADLKANNYNLDIKNPHKVDVEHADLDEMLADHQKLMAELGEVRSKLKFELMEALERDEA, encoded by the coding sequence ATGTCAATTAGCACTACAATTAAGACTATTCAAGATATCATGCGGAAAGATGCGGGCGTTGATGGTGACGCGCAACGCATTAACCAGTTAGTTTGGATGATATTCCTCAAGGTTTTTGATGCCCGTGAAGAAGAATATGAACTGTTAGAAGATAATTATAAATCTCCCATTCCTGAAGGTTTGCGTTGGCGGAACTGGGCAGCAGATTCCGAAGGTATCACAGGAGATGGTTTACTAGATTTTGTAGATAATGCTTTATTTAAAACCCTTAAAGAACTAAGAACTACGGCAACTGATGCCCGTGGGCAGATGATTGGTAAAGTGTTTGAGGATGCCTACAACTATATGAAAAATGGCACTCTCATCCGCCAAGTAATTAATAAGCTCAATGAAGTTGATTTTAATAAAAAAGACCAGAAAAAACAGTTTAGCGAAATTTACGAGAAAATTCTCAAAGATTTGCAGAGTGCGGGAAATGCCGGAGAATATTATACTCCCCGTGCGGTGACAAAGTTTATTGTAGATAGAATCAAGCCGCAATTAGGGGAAATTGTATTTGATCCAGCTTGCGGTACAGGTGGCTTTTTAACAGCAGCAATTGATTACATTCGCCAACATTTTCAAAGTGCTGATGTACCAGAAATTCTGCAACGGACGATTCGCGGAACTGAGAAAAAGCCGTTACCTTTTAACCTTTGTGTCACGAATCTGATTTTAAATGGTATTGATGTGCCGTCAGCAGAACATGATAATACTTTGGCACGACCATTGCGCGATTACAGTCCTCACGAACGGGTGGATGTAATTATCACTAATCCGCCTTTTGGTGGGATGGAAGAAGATGGAATTGAGGACAATTTCCCAGCTACCTTCCGCACCAGAGAAACGGCAGATTTATTTCTGGTGCTGATTGCTCATTTACTCAAGGAAGGCGGTAGAGGTGCAATAGTTTTACCAGATGGTACGCTGTTTGGCGAAGGTGTAAAAACGCGGATTAAAGAAAAACTCCTGCAAGATTGCAATCTGCATACAATTGTGCGCTTACCAAATGGCGTATTTAATCCCTACACAGGTATTAAAACTAATCTGCTATTTTTCACTAAAGGGGAACCCACAGAAACGATTTGGTATTATGAACACCCTTACCCAGCAGGTTATAAGTCATACTCGAAAACTAAGCCGATTCGCTTTGAGGAGTTTGCACCGGAGCAAGAATGGTGGGATAACCGCGAGGAAAATGAATTTGCTTGGAAAGTTTCAATTGCAGATTTGAAGGCGAATAATTACAACCTAGATATTAAAAATCCTCACAAAGTTGATGTAGAACACGCTGATTTAGATGAAATGTTAGCAGATCATCAAAAACTTATGGCTGAATTGGGTGAGGTGCGGAGTAAGTTGAAATTTGAATTAATGGAAGCGTTGGAAAGAGATGAAGCTTGA
- the hsdR gene encoding EcoAI/FtnUII family type I restriction enzme subunit R, protein MSEAIDKKSLSERDICTKYITPALVNRGWNINTQIREEVTLTKGRVIVRGKLTSRGEQKRADYVLYHKPGVPLAVIEAKDNNHSVSAGMQQAIATGELIDVPFIFSSNGDAFMMCDCTVTDGQREREIPLDQFPTPEKLWQKYCDWKGIDTDIQPIVSQDYYPSPDKKQPRYYQQIAINRTIEAIAKGENRILLVMATGTGKTFTAFQIIWRLWKSGAKKRILFLADRNILVDQTRVNDFKPFGSKMTKIKQRQIDTSYEIYLCLYQAVTGNEEAKNIYRQFSPGFFDLIIIDECHRGSASEDSAWRDILAYFSSATQIGLTATPRETEEVSNSLYFGDSIFTYSLKQGIEDGFLAPYKVIRIDFDTDLSGWKPKPGQRDKYGKEIPDQVFNQRDFDRTLVLEKRTELVARIISDYLKSSDRFAKTIVFCETTDHAERMRVALVNENADLMAENSRYIMRITGDDAQGKAELDNFIDPESKYPTIVTTSELLTTGVDAKTCKLIVLDQRILSMTKFKQIVGRGTRIDEDYGKMFFTIIDFKKATQLFADPEFDGEPVQIYQPKPVDPIVPPDNGDDEVIIDGEITRKQKREKYVIADEEVSVAFIREQYHGKDGKLITESIKDYTRKTVSQEYASLDAFLKKWHSTEQKQAIIQELQELGVPLEALEKEIGKGFDPLDLICHVVFDQPPLTRKERANNVRKRNYFSKYSEQARKVIDALLDKYADEGIEDIEKLDVLKVHPFDKVGTPIEIIQLFGSRKEYLNVLQQLKTQLYEIA, encoded by the coding sequence ATGTCAGAAGCAATTGACAAGAAATCTTTGAGCGAACGTGATATCTGTACAAAGTACATTACGCCTGCTCTAGTTAATCGCGGCTGGAATATCAACACTCAGATTCGTGAGGAAGTGACGCTGACAAAAGGTAGGGTGATTGTTAGGGGTAAGCTTACTAGTCGAGGTGAGCAGAAACGCGCTGATTATGTGCTGTATCACAAACCCGGTGTACCACTGGCTGTAATTGAAGCTAAAGATAATAATCACTCGGTCAGTGCGGGAATGCAACAGGCGATCGCAACTGGTGAACTAATTGATGTACCATTCATCTTTAGCTCGAATGGCGACGCTTTTATGATGTGTGACTGTACAGTCACCGACGGACAGCGAGAACGGGAAATCCCCCTTGACCAGTTCCCAACACCGGAGAAACTTTGGCAAAAATACTGTGATTGGAAGGGAATTGACACCGACATTCAGCCAATTGTTTCTCAAGATTACTATCCCAGTCCTGATAAAAAACAGCCACGCTATTATCAACAGATTGCCATTAACCGGACAATTGAGGCGATCGCGAAAGGAGAAAACCGCATTCTGTTAGTGATGGCGACGGGTACGGGTAAGACTTTTACAGCTTTTCAGATTATCTGGCGGTTGTGGAAGTCAGGGGCGAAAAAGCGTATCCTGTTCTTGGCAGACCGCAACATTTTGGTTGATCAAACTAGAGTCAATGACTTTAAACCCTTTGGCTCAAAAATGACCAAAATTAAGCAGCGACAGATAGATACATCTTACGAGATTTATCTATGTCTGTATCAGGCGGTAACGGGAAATGAAGAGGCGAAAAACATTTATCGGCAGTTTTCACCAGGTTTTTTTGACTTAATTATTATAGATGAGTGCCATCGGGGAAGCGCGTCTGAAGATTCGGCATGGCGAGATATTTTGGCATATTTTAGCAGTGCAACGCAGATTGGCTTGACTGCTACCCCAAGGGAAACAGAAGAAGTTTCTAATAGTCTTTATTTTGGCGATTCAATTTTTACCTATTCGCTCAAACAAGGGATTGAAGATGGCTTTTTAGCTCCCTATAAAGTTATTCGCATTGACTTTGATACAGATTTGAGTGGCTGGAAACCGAAGCCAGGACAAAGAGATAAATATGGTAAAGAAATTCCTGACCAAGTATTTAATCAGCGAGATTTTGATAGAACTCTGGTTTTAGAGAAGCGTACCGAGTTAGTCGCGCGGATTATTTCTGATTATCTCAAATCAAGCGATCGCTTTGCCAAAACTATCGTTTTTTGTGAGACGACTGACCACGCAGAACGGATGCGGGTGGCGTTGGTGAATGAGAATGCTGATTTGATGGCGGAGAATAGCCGCTACATTATGCGAATTACTGGGGATGATGCTCAGGGTAAAGCAGAATTAGATAATTTCATTGACCCTGAAAGTAAATATCCTACGATTGTTACTACCTCTGAGTTACTGACGACTGGCGTTGATGCTAAAACTTGCAAGTTGATTGTTTTAGACCAGCGCATCCTGTCTATGACTAAATTTAAGCAAATTGTTGGTCGCGGTACGCGCATTGATGAAGACTATGGCAAAATGTTCTTCACCATTATCGATTTTAAGAAAGCAACACAGTTATTTGCTGACCCTGAGTTTGATGGTGAACCTGTACAAATTTATCAGCCCAAACCAGTTGATCCAATTGTTCCACCCGATAATGGAGACGATGAGGTAATCATTGATGGTGAGATTACCCGCAAGCAAAAGCGGGAGAAGTATGTAATTGCAGACGAAGAGGTGTCTGTTGCTTTTATTCGTGAGCAGTACCACGGTAAGGACGGTAAGCTGATTACGGAATCGATTAAAGACTATACTCGCAAAACAGTTAGTCAGGAGTACGCCTCATTAGATGCTTTCTTGAAGAAATGGCACTCTACCGAACAAAAGCAGGCTATTATCCAAGAGCTACAGGAATTGGGTGTACCTTTGGAAGCGTTAGAAAAAGAGATTGGCAAGGGTTTTGACCCATTAGACTTGATTTGTCATGTTGTCTTTGACCAACCGCCACTAACACGGAAAGAAAGGGCGAACAATGTCCGCAAGCGTAATTATTTTAGCAAGTATAGTGAACAGGCTCGTAAGGTAATAGATGCGCTTTTGGATAAATATGCGGATGAAGGGATTGAAGATATTGAAAAATTGGATGTGCTGAAGGTTCATCCTTTTGATAAAGTGGGTACACCAATAGAAATTATTCAGCTTTTTGGCAGTAGAAAAGAATATCTTAATGTACTTCAGCAGCTAAAAACGCAACTTTATGAGATAGCCTAG
- a CDS encoding restriction endonuclease subunit S, whose product MTGTKNKRDFCFTAIVDATHIAEKKLYLNQRVGCIRIIKPVYNQLVNIFLKSPIIVDYLLSSATGTANQANIGANTLRELPFPLPPLAEQKRIVEKCDRLLSICDEIEKRHQQRQESIVRMNESAIAQLLSSQNPDDFRQHWQRICNNFDLLYSIPETIPKLRQAILQLAVQGKLTNQSSKEIKKISDTHKVSDYVSILNGYAFKSTWFINDGIRLLRNANVGHGDLRWDDVATISEERAQEFQRFKLDIDDIVISLDRPIISTGLKVARITKNDLPCLLLQRVGKFEFKTDKVIPDFFFLWLQSPIFINAIDPGRSNGVPHISSKSIEAILFNPPSREEQKRIVEKCDRLMSLCDTLEAKLKQGRDSSEKLMEVAAKQVLTV is encoded by the coding sequence ATGACTGGGACAAAGAATAAAAGAGATTTTTGTTTTACTGCCATAGTAGATGCAACTCACATTGCTGAAAAGAAGCTTTACTTAAATCAAAGAGTTGGCTGTATAAGAATAATTAAACCAGTTTATAACCAATTAGTTAACATTTTTTTGAAATCTCCCATAATTGTAGATTATCTACTATCATCTGCAACTGGAACTGCAAATCAAGCCAATATAGGAGCCAATACTCTACGGGAACTCCCATTCCCTCTTCCACCCCTTGCAGAACAAAAACGCATTGTAGAGAAGTGCGATCGCCTGCTTTCCATCTGCGACGAAATCGAAAAACGGCACCAGCAAAGGCAAGAGAGCATTGTGAGGATGAATGAGAGTGCGATCGCTCAACTCCTCTCATCCCAAAATCCCGACGATTTCCGCCAACACTGGCAGCGCATTTGCAATAATTTTGACTTACTCTACAGCATTCCTGAAACTATTCCTAAACTGCGTCAGGCGATTTTGCAATTGGCTGTGCAGGGTAAACTAACTAATCAAAGTAGTAAAGAAATCAAAAAAATATCAGATACTCACAAAGTATCTGATTATGTCAGCATCTTAAATGGTTATGCGTTCAAAAGCACTTGGTTTATCAATGATGGGATTCGTCTTTTGCGGAATGCAAACGTTGGTCATGGTGATTTAAGATGGGACGATGTAGCCACAATATCTGAAGAAAGAGCGCAAGAATTTCAAAGATTCAAGCTAGATATAGATGATATAGTTATATCCCTTGATCGTCCTATCATTTCAACCGGATTAAAAGTTGCAAGAATTACTAAGAATGACCTTCCATGCCTTCTTTTACAGCGTGTTGGAAAATTCGAGTTTAAAACCGATAAAGTTATCCCTGATTTTTTCTTCCTGTGGCTACAGTCTCCAATTTTCATAAATGCGATAGATCCAGGCAGAAGTAATGGAGTACCACATATTTCATCCAAAAGTATAGAAGCGATTCTCTTCAATCCTCCTTCCAGAGAAGAACAAAAACGGATTGTAGAGAAGTGCGATCGCCTGATGTCTCTCTGTGATACCCTAGAAGCCAAACTAAAACAAGGGCGAGACAGCAGCGAGAAACTGATGGAAGTTGCAGCAAAACAGGTTTTAACAGTCTAA
- a CDS encoding type II toxin-antitoxin system VapC family toxin produces the protein MYLLDTNHCSRIIFGDSNLIQQLQLNSEAGIATSVVVCGELLYMAAKSDRSVANLQQVRVFLDTIDIYPVNFSISEVYGNLKGKLVNAFGPKEKAQRRNFNLQALGFGDNDLWIAATAIHYNLTVVSTDNDFRRIQQVETLLLESWLAS, from the coding sequence ATGTATTTGCTTGATACCAATCATTGTAGCCGCATCATCTTTGGTGATTCTAACCTGATCCAACAACTACAGCTTAATAGCGAAGCAGGAATTGCTACCAGCGTTGTAGTATGTGGAGAACTCCTATACATGGCAGCAAAATCTGATCGCAGTGTTGCCAATCTTCAGCAGGTCAGAGTATTTTTAGACACAATCGATATTTATCCCGTCAATTTCTCAATTTCTGAGGTTTATGGCAATCTCAAAGGCAAGTTGGTGAATGCTTTCGGGCCTAAAGAAAAAGCCCAGCGACGAAATTTCAACCTGCAAGCCCTTGGTTTTGGAGATAATGACCTCTGGATCGCAGCCACAGCAATTCACTATAATCTCACTGTAGTTTCCACAGACAATGATTTTCGACGGATTCAGCAAGTAGAAACTTTGCTTTTGGAATCTTGGCTTGCCAGTTAA
- a CDS encoding ribbon-helix-helix domain-containing protein: MGKVTVTIYMEETDKEALQQLADVEERSLSQMAVLILKRAIRQAQNDGTITPK, translated from the coding sequence ATGGGAAAAGTGACAGTAACTATTTACATGGAAGAAACAGACAAAGAAGCCCTGCAACAATTGGCTGATGTAGAGGAGCGTTCTTTGTCTCAAATGGCGGTGTTAATTTTGAAACGAGCGATTAGACAAGCTCAGAATGATGGGACTATTACACCAAAGTAA
- a CDS encoding type II toxin-antitoxin system VapC family toxin → MRALLDTHTFIWWVIDDNRLSSTARNIIADPGNNLFFSAASAWEIVIKVRLGKLNLPEPPETYIPNRLTINRFESLPIQMNHALQVVNLPALHQDPFDRIIIAQSQVEKMPIITVDNKITQYPVDVIW, encoded by the coding sequence ATGAGAGCATTACTTGATACCCATACGTTTATTTGGTGGGTTATTGACGATAACCGACTCTCATCTACAGCTAGAAATATAATTGCTGACCCAGGGAATAACTTATTTTTTAGTGCTGCAAGCGCATGGGAAATTGTAATTAAAGTTCGTTTGGGTAAATTAAATTTACCAGAACCACCAGAAACTTACATTCCCAATCGGTTGACTATAAATCGATTTGAAAGTTTGCCTATTCAAATGAATCACGCTTTACAAGTCGTTAATCTACCTGCTTTACATCAAGACCCTTTTGACCGAATAATTATCGCTCAAAGTCAAGTGGAAAAAATGCCCATAATTACTGTAGATAATAAAATCACACAGTATCCTGTTGATGTAATTTGGTAG
- a CDS encoding AbrB/MazE/SpoVT family DNA-binding domain-containing protein — MEITKISNEGQVILPEELLKASGWEIGQELIAINMGDGILIKPKKPFAETTLNDVAGCLKYQGAPKSLEDMNDAIRQGIEESWHGCS, encoded by the coding sequence ATGGAAATAACCAAAATATCAAATGAAGGACAAGTGATTCTTCCTGAAGAATTACTAAAAGCCTCTGGCTGGGAAATCGGACAGGAATTAATAGCAATTAATATGGGTGATGGGATTCTTATCAAACCCAAGAAGCCCTTTGCAGAAACTACATTAAATGATGTTGCAGGCTGCTTAAAATATCAAGGTGCACCCAAATCTTTAGAAGATATGAATGATGCCATCCGTCAAGGTATTGAGGAATCATGGCATGGTTGCAGTTGA
- a CDS encoding type II toxin-antitoxin system Phd/YefM family antitoxin, with translation MYSLEIPEGQAEFAELLRRVRDGEEVIISQAGTPIARIVPIAEQKLPRIPGLDRGQVTISPDFDAPLPDEVLNAFINPTDAEA, from the coding sequence ATGTACAGCCTAGAAATCCCAGAAGGTCAAGCTGAATTTGCTGAACTACTCCGTCGAGTGCGAGACGGAGAAGAAGTGATTATTTCTCAAGCAGGCACTCCTATCGCGCGTATAGTCCCAATTGCGGAACAGAAATTACCTCGAATTCCAGGTTTAGACCGTGGTCAGGTAACAATTTCCCCAGACTTTGATGCTCCCCTCCCCGACGAGGTGCTAAATGCTTTTATCAACCCAACAGACGCAGAAGCATGA
- a CDS encoding GTPase: MSEMKFKQVAKQVEDVCSESLRILSSSTDSEIDVFARDFEIFIHEYQQKAQLTIAFVGQYNAGKSTLIKALTGDTSVRISAEICTDRITEYLWKEVILIDTPGIYAGRTDHDQITLEQISKSDLLIFVVPNELFNPQGGDFFKRVANEMQRVGQMLLVVNKMSRERGKPEDLLKSLLEVVEPHHPNDFHTCFIDADSYFNTQCEKDEDEKEFLLEEANFDAFLTSLHKLIDKNKFYARLLTPLNRALDILERSYNILSTDNKSARDFLELLHRKMLLIKTSQIRFRNCYIAEFNNLEHGILMIGEGVASKVDGRHSEKDINLTIKKAEKEIESTTKQTIEKIQLGLEEELSKLQIQLEQLLQSRLGRSLVEEVQVSSTGKKQVDYEEVEKTPEIPSFLRKSPETVRAIGNFASAVSRDLVYNVGKFFGVKFRPWGAVNGAKFIRGLGPIIGGVGLILEIFLNAKQEQDEAEYEQKLREARSDLRQSFRQLASEIRSEYEENIKSEIISGFYESELQDVERQRDELRNDEGSKIEIVNRIKHIIQKIKKQIVTIENNA, from the coding sequence ATGTCTGAAATGAAATTTAAGCAAGTTGCTAAACAAGTAGAAGATGTATGTTCTGAAAGTTTGAGAATATTATCTTCATCTACCGATAGTGAGATAGATGTATTTGCAAGAGATTTTGAAATTTTCATTCATGAATATCAACAAAAAGCACAATTAACTATTGCCTTTGTTGGTCAATATAATGCGGGTAAGTCTACTTTGATTAAAGCTCTTACGGGCGATACATCTGTCCGAATCAGTGCTGAAATTTGTACAGATAGGATTACTGAATATCTCTGGAAAGAAGTTATTCTAATTGATACCCCAGGAATTTATGCAGGTAGAACAGATCACGATCAAATCACTCTAGAACAAATTTCAAAAAGTGATTTACTCATCTTTGTTGTTCCCAACGAATTATTTAACCCTCAAGGCGGAGATTTTTTTAAAAGAGTTGCCAATGAAATGCAGCGAGTTGGTCAAATGCTCTTAGTAGTTAATAAAATGAGTCGTGAACGCGGTAAGCCAGAAGATTTGCTTAAAAGCCTTTTGGAAGTTGTAGAGCCTCATCACCCTAATGATTTTCATACTTGTTTTATTGATGCTGATTCTTATTTTAATACTCAGTGTGAAAAAGATGAAGATGAAAAAGAATTTTTACTCGAAGAAGCTAATTTTGATGCTTTCCTGACATCGTTACATAAATTAATCGATAAGAATAAATTCTATGCAAGACTGTTAACACCTCTCAACCGTGCCTTAGATATATTAGAACGGTCTTACAATATTTTGAGTACAGATAATAAATCCGCTAGAGATTTCTTAGAACTACTCCATCGGAAAATGTTACTTATTAAGACATCTCAAATAAGATTTAGAAATTGTTATATAGCTGAATTTAACAATCTTGAACACGGAATATTAATGATTGGCGAAGGTGTTGCTAGTAAAGTTGACGGGAGACATAGCGAAAAAGATATTAACTTGACAATTAAAAAAGCCGAGAAAGAAATAGAATCAACTACAAAGCAAACAATAGAGAAAATACAGTTGGGCTTGGAAGAGGAATTAAGTAAACTTCAAATTCAACTCGAACAATTATTACAATCAAGGTTGGGTCGCTCTTTAGTCGAAGAAGTGCAAGTTTCATCAACAGGTAAAAAACAAGTTGATTATGAAGAAGTTGAGAAAACTCCAGAAATACCATCCTTTTTAAGAAAAAGTCCTGAAACTGTACGGGCTATAGGAAATTTTGCGTCGGCAGTTTCTAGAGACCTAGTTTATAACGTCGGTAAATTTTTTGGTGTAAAATTTCGTCCTTGGGGAGCAGTGAACGGGGCTAAATTCATCAGAGGTTTAGGGCCTATTATTGGAGGTGTTGGTCTAATTCTAGAAATTTTTCTTAATGCTAAACAGGAACAGGATGAAGCAGAATATGAGCAGAAACTCCGGGAAGCAAGATCAGATTTACGCCAGAGTTTTCGACAATTAGCTTCAGAAATTAGAAGTGAATATGAAGAGAATATTAAAAGTGAGATTATTTCTGGCTTTTATGAATCTGAACTTCAAGATGTTGAACGTCAGCGAGATGAATTGCGAAATGATGAAGGTTCAAAAATTGAAATAGTTAATCGAATCAAACATATAATCCAAAAAATTAAGAAGCAAATAGTCACAATAGAAAATAATGCTTAA